The Streptomyces puniciscabiei genomic interval TGCCCGCGCCGAGCAACACGGCCGCCGAGCAGGGTGGCACCTCGGGCAGCGCCGACGACCCCAAGGGCGGCGCCGGTCAGGCTTCCGGATCCTCCCAGTCCCCGGACCCGTCCGCGCCGAGCGCATCCGCCCCCGGCACATCCGCCTCGAGCCCGTCCGCCTCCGCATCCCAGCCGGCGTCCCCGTCGGCCTCCCCCACGCCCACCCCGTCGAAGACGGCGACCGGGACGCCGACGCCGCGGGCGACCGCGTCCGCCCCGTCGAAGGCGGCCCCGTCGGATACGGCGTCCAAGGCCGCGCAGGCGGGTTCCGCCCCGGCGGCGGTGGCGGGGGCGGACACGGCGGCGGCGGAGGCAGAGGTGCTCAGGCTCGTCAACGAGGAGCGGGCGAAGGTCGGGTGCAGCCCGCTGGCCGCGAACTCCGCGCTGACCGACCTGGCCGAGTCGTTCAGCAACGACATGGCGGCGCGGGACTTCTTCGACCACACCGACCCGGACGGCAAGTCGCCGTGGGACCGGGCCGCGGCGGCCGGGATCACCGACCTCGGCGGCGAGAACATCGCCCGCGGCCAGGCCGACGCGGCGGCCGTGATGCAGGCCTGGATGGACAGCCCCGGCCACCGCGCCAACATCCTCAACTGCGACTTCAAGACCCTGGGCGTCGGCGTCCACTTCGGCCCGGGCGGGCCTTGGTGGACGCAGGACTTCGGTTATTGAGATAACCGCAGGTCAGACGGCTAAGCACCCTCCTGGGCCGTATCCGGGCCGTCAACCGTGGGTTCGTCGTCGGCGAAGACGCGATCCACGGCGGCCCGGGTCCGGGACCCACTCGACGGCATCAGGTGCGTGTACGTCCGCAGCGTGAAGCCGGGGTCGTGGTGACCCAGGTACTCACTGAGAGCCTTGATGCTCTCCCCCGCGTCCAGCAGCACCGAGGCGTAGAAGTGCCGCAGCGCGTGCATACCGTTGTCTCGCCCGGTCTCGACGCCCGCCGCCCGGAGTGCCGGCCGCCATACCCGATCGTTGAAGCGGTTCCGGTCCAGCGGCAACCCCATTGGGCCGGTGAAAATCAGCGATGCCGTGACGGGCGGCCCGTCGAGGGTCTTCCACGGCAGCGTGATCCTCGCGGCCGGGTGCCGCTTGAGGTGACCAGCCAGCGCGAAGGCGACCGACTCAGGCAGAGGAACCTCACGCTCCTTGCCGCCCTTCGGCGGGGCGAACACCGGCCGGGACAGCCGCAGCAGCTTGACCTGCCGTACGACGTGCACCACTCCCCCGAGGAAGTCCACGTCTTCCACGGCCAGGCCGAAGGCCTCCCCCTGACGCAGACCGAACCCGGCCGCGACATTGACGAGGGCCTGATAGCGGTTCGGCAGTGCCAAGCGCACGGCCATGATTCGTTCGACAGGCCACGGCTTGACCTTGCGAGGCTCCATTTTAGGCAGCCACTTTGGCGCGAGCCTCGAAGATCATGGCCCCAACGTCGTGCTTTACCGGGCAGGTCCACAGACTGCCCGACGCGCCGGAAGCTTACGGGGCCATGATCGCTCGCGCCAAAAGCAGCTCCAGCCCAAAATCGCTCCGCCGACCTGGAGGGGTCCATGGGCATTGACCGCCGCGGCACCGCCCTCACCTAGCGCCGAGAACCACAGCGATCCTGAGCTTGATCGGGTGATTTCGGGCCTGCCGCCCTTTGAGGCCGGCTATCCGCCGTGTCGAAGGTTCATGCAGTGGACGCCCATCCACTTTCGATGCAGAGTGCCACAAGCGCACAAACCGTTGATTGGACCATCAAAGTCACGGATGAGACCCAGGGTCGATGGAAATTCGTTGAGGAATCTTGGCTACCGGCCAGTGCACTGTCACTTGGTAAGCCAGCCTACGCACAGATCCCCCGTTGACCGCAAGTGCGGCATCGAGAACCAGGACTGACTGACTGCCTCCCAGCCCCGGAAACTGGAATTGCTTTACGTGGACAGCGGCTCTGTCCACTGCCGCAGTGTCCGGGTCATCCAAGAAGCTCGTCAATGAGGCAGTGACGATTGCGTCAGTCATGTCCTCAGGAAGTATGTCGAGGGTTCCATCCTGGTTCGGAACGAACGAAGCCACGTCGTTGGTACCGAAGCTGCTCGATTGATGGTTGAAGGGCAGCCACCCTGTGTAGAAGATCAGGTGATTAACCTGGGGTTGGCCACTTGCAGAAGGGGCGACGTAGGGTAGGTGAAGGTCCTGTGCATTCACCACGTCCTTCAATGCCACGAACAGTCCCATTGCACTTCCTCTTTCTTTCTTCGATGAGTAGAAATGTGCCGGCCCTGCTCCCTGTTCAGCAAGGCTCGCACCACCAGTACGCCCCAACCCCCATCCCGCTGTCAGCGCACGGAAAATCGTGACTTGACAAAGCATGGAAAAACGACTAATGGAAGTTCCTTTACGCTTCGGCCGCCGTCGAGCCTCACAGGAGATCATTTTCTTCACATACGCGCCTGTACTGGCTGAAGAACACAGACTTAGTGAGGTGATGCGACCAGACTTGGATTAGGCGTGAGCGGGCCTCCGGATCCTGAAGTTGGGCACTACCGAGGACCGAACCCGGTTCCGTGTTGCGGTACAGCAGGGAAGTACAGCAACCCCAACAATCGACAGCGCCCAACACCGCCCCCCACAGGCCTCCCGGCAGCCTCTATGACCTCCAATGACCCATCTCTGTAGAGCTACGGATCAGAAGGTTGCAGCAGGTGAAGGCGGTCTGGCCCTGTGCCAGGCCGTCTCAGTCTCCGTCTCATTTTTAGCGAGGTTCACCGCCGTTCAGGCAGGACCATCCGCAGGGGTCGTCCAAGCACTCACCCGCCCATGAACGCAGGTGAACGGCCCAGTACTCCGCCCAGCAAGGCACCAACAGACTTGGAAAGCGTGTGGGTCGACGGCGGACAGGATGGGAGCTGGGGGGTGGGGTTGAGGTGAGTGGGTGAGTGAAGCCAGGAGCGGGGGTCAGCGCCCTCGGCTCAAGTCGGAGATCCCTTGGATGAACGCGCCGACGGCGATGAACGTGCCTAGGACCAGGAACCCCCAACCCACGATCTTCTGAATGACCCGGTTGACGCGGTCGTTGAACTCGCGTCGCTGTCCCTTGCGCCCCTCGGACAGGCGCCGCAGCCACAACGGCACACTCGCGTCAGCTCGTCGGCGGTGCCAAGTCGCGAAGCCCCGATAGTCGCGAACGATGACCAGTCCCACAGCCGCGAAGAGCACGCCCATGAAGAACGGCCCAAGTAGGCCCCACCCGGTGACCGGTGTACCACGGCCGACAAACACTGCGGCCTTGACCACAAGGCCACCATGAGGCGTCATCACCTGGTGATCGTATGTACCCCAGGCGGGAGAGGGCAGGCCCCTGTCAAGACCGCGTGCGGCGCCTGACACCAGTAGCTGACACCAACAAGCACGGACAGCGGCGGCCGACGCTGAACCTCGGTGGACGATCGACCGAGGCGCAAGGGCGGTTGGTCGACGTGGGCAGTCCCCGTGATCGACCTGATAAGGATGAGGCCAGACCTCAAAGCCTTGGCCGGCCACACCATCGGTCGGCGCCCGTCGCCTTGGCTCGACTCGGCCGTTGAGAGCCTGCCGACCTCAGGTTCGCCGAACACGCACGCACAGCCCCAACAGTCAGGCAAGATCGGACACCGACGCCTCGATCACAAGGCCGCTACGCGTCATCACCTGGTGATCATATGAATGCAAGGCCACGGCGGGCACAAGCCCCCGACCAGTTGTTTCCCGTTGGTCGGGGGCTGCTGCCTGCCGCGATTACGAGGAAGGCGCCGTCGGAGCAGTCGGCGACGGCAACAGAGTCTTCGTCACACTCGGCGACGGCGACAGAGTCTTCGTCACACTCGGCGACGGCGACAGAGTCTTCGTCACACTCGGCGACGGCGACGGAGTCTTCGTCACACTCGGCGACGGCTTGTTCGGCTTGGTCACCGAAACGGTCGGCGAGGGCTCCTTTGTCGGCTTGGTCGTTCCTGTCGAGGTGCAGACCTTGTGGCCTTGAACCCAGACGTGCTTTTTGTGCTGGCCCTTCCCCTTGTCTTCCCAGTGCCCCTTCACCCAGCGGCACTTAGGTTTGGCTGGAGTGGCGTGCGTGCTCACACCAGCGGAGTGTTGCGCGGTAGCGATTCCAGCTGCTCCGCTGAGCGCCAGAACGGGCACTGCTACCGCCGCGACTACAGCCCCTCTCGCATGAGTTCGCATGGCGCCTCCTTCGCGCTATCGGACTTTCCAGTCCATGCCCCACCCCTCGTTTCAAGGCTGACATGGCGCTACATGACTCGCAAATTCGCACAAAAGCAACCGAGTTCCAAAGTGTCAACGAGTTGAGTCCTCCCCGCGTGAGCCGGGACAGCGTCACGCCCCTGGGCCGACGCTCCGTGTGAGCCCCGAACGCCTGCCCAACCCGTGCAGACGCCCCGCCAACCAGCGCCAACCGCCTTCGGCTCCAGTCAGGTGCCCTGCCAGCCCAAGAAACCTCAGCGACCACCACGCCCATAGTTCCCATCGCGGTACCCACTGGTCCGGATGAAGACTGACTCGGCGTCGATCACGTGGGCCAGCTCGGGCCGTCTGTGGGCCGTAGAAGGGTGCTCAACGACGACCAACCCTGACAGCCACCGACGGCTAAGTCACAGGTCGCAGCGTTGATCGATTAAACGGCCGCAGGTCAGAGATGCGGCCCTTCACTTCTTCGGTTACTGAGCGGGGCGGACCTCAGGTCCGCCCCGGATCAGCCGACGCAGCCGGGGACGGGGGTAGGGCTGGTGGCGCAGTTGTTCGGGGTGTTGGCGGCGACCCGGGTGCCGATCAGGGTCACGGTGCCCATGTTGTTGTAGATGCCGCCGGGCTGGTTGTCACCCGCGTGATTGTTGCTGACGTTGCTGCCGGTCAGCGTGGAGGTTCCACCGGGCGCGGCGGGTACGCCGTTGGCGAGGCCGCCGCCGCCGCCGTTCGTGCCGGTGTTGTTGAGCACGTTGGTGAAATTGACGGTCAGTTTGCCGATGCTGGCGATGCCGCCACCGACGTTGTCGGCCGTGTTCCCGCTGATCTGTGAGAAGCCCACGGTCACCGTGCCGTCGTTGACGATGGCTCCGCCGTTCACGGCCGCGGTGTTGCCCGTGAAGGTGGACACGCTCACGGTCGTCGTGGAGCCGCTGAAGTTGCTGATACCACCGCCGAAGTTGG includes:
- a CDS encoding tyrosine-type recombinase/integrase: MAVRLALPNRYQALVNVAAGFGLRQGEAFGLAVEDVDFLGGVVHVVRQVKLLRLSRPVFAPPKGGKEREVPLPESVAFALAGHLKRHPAARITLPWKTLDGPPVTASLIFTGPMGLPLDRNRFNDRVWRPALRAAGVETGRDNGMHALRHFYASVLLDAGESIKALSEYLGHHDPGFTLRTYTHLMPSSGSRTRAAVDRVFADDEPTVDGPDTAQEGA
- a CDS encoding CAP domain-containing protein; its protein translation is MGRHRRSAAGRAAPGRATGVTHTQRSRTESGPPQDSYAAEAWQDSYQGGARQDSYQGGARQDSYQGGARQDSYATEARREPYPGEVVRRGRTEIVRRAQAPRGIAPYLNPEFYTPATGLQPMAYAEATAKAHAYLFAAEHDGPGGSGGGGFTPADGPSPGHRRRRKGARPVRTGLLGVSAAVALGTAAVATGVVPGLQNYRLGGDTHTTGGARVQAVPAPSNTAAEQGGTSGSADDPKGGAGQASGSSQSPDPSAPSASAPGTSASSPSASASQPASPSASPTPTPSKTATGTPTPRATASAPSKAAPSDTASKAAQAGSAPAAVAGADTAAAEAEVLRLVNEERAKVGCSPLAANSALTDLAESFSNDMAARDFFDHTDPDGKSPWDRAAAAGITDLGGENIARGQADAAAVMQAWMDSPGHRANILNCDFKTLGVGVHFGPGGPWWTQDFGY